A single window of Cygnus olor isolate bCygOlo1 chromosome 10, bCygOlo1.pri.v2, whole genome shotgun sequence DNA harbors:
- the TMCC1 gene encoding transmembrane and coiled-coil domains protein 1 isoform X13 produces MEGSLPASERIERLEVSSLAQTSSAVASSTDGSINADSVDGTPDPQRTKVAITHLQQKILKLTEQIKIEQTARDDNVAEYLKLANNADKQQSARIKQVFEKKNQKSAQTILQLQKKLEHYHRKLREIEQNGMPRQPKDVFRDMHQGLKDVGAKVTGFSEGVVDSVKGGLSSFSQATHSAAGAVVSKPREIASLIRNKFGSADNIANLKDSLEEGQEDGTGGKALGVIQNFQSSPKYGSEEDCSSATSGSVGANSTTGGPVGASSSKTNTLDMQSSGFDAILHEIQEIRETQARLEESFEDLKVRYQRDYSLIMQTLQEERYRCERLEEQLNDLTELHQNEILNLKQELASMEEKIAYQSYERARDIQEALEACQTRISKMELQQQQQQVVQLEGLENATARNLLGKFINILLAVMAVLLVFVSTVANCVVPLMKTRNRTFSTLFIVVFIAFLWKHWDAISGYLERFLSPPR; encoded by the exons ATCGAGCGATTGGAAGTCAGCAGCCTAGCGCAGACCTCTAGTGCAGTGGCCTCGAGCACTGATGGCAGCATCAATGCAGACTCTGTTGATGGGACCCCAGATCCTCAGCGTACAAAAGTGGCTATCACACACCTGCAACAGAAGATACTGAAGTTGACTGAGCAGATCAAAATCGAACAAACAGCCCGTGATGACAATGTGGCAGAGTACCTGAAACTAGCCAACAACGCAGACAAGCAGCAGAGCGCCCGTATTAAGCAAGtgtttgagaagaaaaatcagaagtccGCCCAGACGAtcttgcagctgcagaagaaactaGAGCATTACCATCGAAAGCTACGAGAAATTGAACAGAATGGGATGCCGCGGCAGCCAAAGGATGTCTTCAGGGATATGCATCAGGGATTGAAAGATGTTGGAGCTAAAGTCACTGGCTTCAGTGAGGGAGTAGTAGATAGTGTTAAAGGTGGGCTTTCCAGTTTCTCCCAAGCCACAcattcagcagcaggagctgtggttTCCAAACCCCGTGAGATTGCCTCCCTCATAAGGAACAAGTTTGGGAGCGCAGACAATATTGCTAATCTGAAAGACTCTTTAGAAGAAGGCCAGGAAGATGGGACAGGAGGCAAGGCTCTAGGTGTTATCCAGAACTTTCAGTCAAGCCCAAAATATGGCAGTGAGGAGGATTGCTCCAGTGCCACGTCAGGCTCAGTGGGAGCCAACAGCACAACAGGGGGCCCTGTGGGAGCTTCCAGCTCCAAAACAAACACTCTGGATATGCAGAGCTCAGGGTTTGATGCAATACTACATGAGATTCAAGAAATTCGAGAGACACAGGCAAGACTGGAAGAATCATTTGAGGACCTTAAGGTTCGCTATCAGAGGGATTACTCACTAATAATGCAGACTTTGCAGGAGGAGCGGTACAG ATGTGAAAGACTCGAAGAGCAGCTAAACGACCTGACTGAGCTCCACCAGAATGAGATCCTGAATCTAAAACAGGAGCTGGCCAGCATGGAGGAGAAAATTGCCTACCAGTCTTATGAGCGAGCCCGGGACATCCAG GAGGCACTGGAAGCGTGCCAGACCCGCATCTCCAAGAtggaactgcagcagcagcagcagcaggtggtgCAGCTGGAGGGTCTGGAGAATGCCACAGCCAGGAACCTGCTGGGGAAGTTCATCAACATCCTCCTGGCTGTCATGGCAGTCCTCCTTGTCTTCGTCTCCACTGTGGCCAACTGTGTCGTGCCCCTCATGAAAACTCGCAATAGGACGTTCAGCACTTTATTCATAGTggttttcattgcctttttgtGGAAGCACTGGGATGCCATCTCTGGCTACTTGGAACGGTTCTTGTCTCCCCCCAGATGA
- the TMCC1 gene encoding transmembrane and coiled-coil domains protein 1 isoform X7: MPRENVSSQELLDYPFCSVEGLLYVSHAKGQVMEIERLEVSSLAQTSSAVASSTDGSINADSVDGTPDPQRTKVAITHLQQKILKLTEQIKIEQTARDDNVAEYLKLANNADKQQSARIKQVFEKKNQKSAQTILQLQKKLEHYHRKLREIEQNGMPRQPKDVFRDMHQGLKDVGAKVTGFSEGVVDSVKGGLSSFSQATHSAAGAVVSKPREIASLIRNKFGSADNIANLKDSLEEGQEDGTGGKALGVIQNFQSSPKYGSEEDCSSATSGSVGANSTTGGPVGASSSKTNTLDMQSSGFDAILHEIQEIRETQARLEESFEDLKVRYQRDYSLIMQTLQEERYRCERLEEQLNDLTELHQNEILNLKQELASMEEKIAYQSYERARDIQEALEACQTRISKMELQQQQQQVVQLEGLENATARNLLGKFINILLAVMAVLLVFVSTVANCVVPLMKTRNRTFSTLFIVVFIAFLWKHWDAISGYLERFLSPPR, from the exons ATCGAGCGATTGGAAGTCAGCAGCCTAGCGCAGACCTCTAGTGCAGTGGCCTCGAGCACTGATGGCAGCATCAATGCAGACTCTGTTGATGGGACCCCAGATCCTCAGCGTACAAAAGTGGCTATCACACACCTGCAACAGAAGATACTGAAGTTGACTGAGCAGATCAAAATCGAACAAACAGCCCGTGATGACAATGTGGCAGAGTACCTGAAACTAGCCAACAACGCAGACAAGCAGCAGAGCGCCCGTATTAAGCAAGtgtttgagaagaaaaatcagaagtccGCCCAGACGAtcttgcagctgcagaagaaactaGAGCATTACCATCGAAAGCTACGAGAAATTGAACAGAATGGGATGCCGCGGCAGCCAAAGGATGTCTTCAGGGATATGCATCAGGGATTGAAAGATGTTGGAGCTAAAGTCACTGGCTTCAGTGAGGGAGTAGTAGATAGTGTTAAAGGTGGGCTTTCCAGTTTCTCCCAAGCCACAcattcagcagcaggagctgtggttTCCAAACCCCGTGAGATTGCCTCCCTCATAAGGAACAAGTTTGGGAGCGCAGACAATATTGCTAATCTGAAAGACTCTTTAGAAGAAGGCCAGGAAGATGGGACAGGAGGCAAGGCTCTAGGTGTTATCCAGAACTTTCAGTCAAGCCCAAAATATGGCAGTGAGGAGGATTGCTCCAGTGCCACGTCAGGCTCAGTGGGAGCCAACAGCACAACAGGGGGCCCTGTGGGAGCTTCCAGCTCCAAAACAAACACTCTGGATATGCAGAGCTCAGGGTTTGATGCAATACTACATGAGATTCAAGAAATTCGAGAGACACAGGCAAGACTGGAAGAATCATTTGAGGACCTTAAGGTTCGCTATCAGAGGGATTACTCACTAATAATGCAGACTTTGCAGGAGGAGCGGTACAG ATGTGAAAGACTCGAAGAGCAGCTAAACGACCTGACTGAGCTCCACCAGAATGAGATCCTGAATCTAAAACAGGAGCTGGCCAGCATGGAGGAGAAAATTGCCTACCAGTCTTATGAGCGAGCCCGGGACATCCAG GAGGCACTGGAAGCGTGCCAGACCCGCATCTCCAAGAtggaactgcagcagcagcagcagcaggtggtgCAGCTGGAGGGTCTGGAGAATGCCACAGCCAGGAACCTGCTGGGGAAGTTCATCAACATCCTCCTGGCTGTCATGGCAGTCCTCCTTGTCTTCGTCTCCACTGTGGCCAACTGTGTCGTGCCCCTCATGAAAACTCGCAATAGGACGTTCAGCACTTTATTCATAGTggttttcattgcctttttgtGGAAGCACTGGGATGCCATCTCTGGCTACTTGGAACGGTTCTTGTCTCCCCCCAGATGA
- the TMCC1 gene encoding transmembrane and coiled-coil domains protein 1 isoform X8, which translates to MVSLGAVCFAQFCSVEGLLYVSHAKGQVMEIERLEVSSLAQTSSAVASSTDGSINADSVDGTPDPQRTKVAITHLQQKILKLTEQIKIEQTARDDNVAEYLKLANNADKQQSARIKQVFEKKNQKSAQTILQLQKKLEHYHRKLREIEQNGMPRQPKDVFRDMHQGLKDVGAKVTGFSEGVVDSVKGGLSSFSQATHSAAGAVVSKPREIASLIRNKFGSADNIANLKDSLEEGQEDGTGGKALGVIQNFQSSPKYGSEEDCSSATSGSVGANSTTGGPVGASSSKTNTLDMQSSGFDAILHEIQEIRETQARLEESFEDLKVRYQRDYSLIMQTLQEERYRCERLEEQLNDLTELHQNEILNLKQELASMEEKIAYQSYERARDIQEALEACQTRISKMELQQQQQQVVQLEGLENATARNLLGKFINILLAVMAVLLVFVSTVANCVVPLMKTRNRTFSTLFIVVFIAFLWKHWDAISGYLERFLSPPR; encoded by the exons ATCGAGCGATTGGAAGTCAGCAGCCTAGCGCAGACCTCTAGTGCAGTGGCCTCGAGCACTGATGGCAGCATCAATGCAGACTCTGTTGATGGGACCCCAGATCCTCAGCGTACAAAAGTGGCTATCACACACCTGCAACAGAAGATACTGAAGTTGACTGAGCAGATCAAAATCGAACAAACAGCCCGTGATGACAATGTGGCAGAGTACCTGAAACTAGCCAACAACGCAGACAAGCAGCAGAGCGCCCGTATTAAGCAAGtgtttgagaagaaaaatcagaagtccGCCCAGACGAtcttgcagctgcagaagaaactaGAGCATTACCATCGAAAGCTACGAGAAATTGAACAGAATGGGATGCCGCGGCAGCCAAAGGATGTCTTCAGGGATATGCATCAGGGATTGAAAGATGTTGGAGCTAAAGTCACTGGCTTCAGTGAGGGAGTAGTAGATAGTGTTAAAGGTGGGCTTTCCAGTTTCTCCCAAGCCACAcattcagcagcaggagctgtggttTCCAAACCCCGTGAGATTGCCTCCCTCATAAGGAACAAGTTTGGGAGCGCAGACAATATTGCTAATCTGAAAGACTCTTTAGAAGAAGGCCAGGAAGATGGGACAGGAGGCAAGGCTCTAGGTGTTATCCAGAACTTTCAGTCAAGCCCAAAATATGGCAGTGAGGAGGATTGCTCCAGTGCCACGTCAGGCTCAGTGGGAGCCAACAGCACAACAGGGGGCCCTGTGGGAGCTTCCAGCTCCAAAACAAACACTCTGGATATGCAGAGCTCAGGGTTTGATGCAATACTACATGAGATTCAAGAAATTCGAGAGACACAGGCAAGACTGGAAGAATCATTTGAGGACCTTAAGGTTCGCTATCAGAGGGATTACTCACTAATAATGCAGACTTTGCAGGAGGAGCGGTACAG ATGTGAAAGACTCGAAGAGCAGCTAAACGACCTGACTGAGCTCCACCAGAATGAGATCCTGAATCTAAAACAGGAGCTGGCCAGCATGGAGGAGAAAATTGCCTACCAGTCTTATGAGCGAGCCCGGGACATCCAG GAGGCACTGGAAGCGTGCCAGACCCGCATCTCCAAGAtggaactgcagcagcagcagcagcaggtggtgCAGCTGGAGGGTCTGGAGAATGCCACAGCCAGGAACCTGCTGGGGAAGTTCATCAACATCCTCCTGGCTGTCATGGCAGTCCTCCTTGTCTTCGTCTCCACTGTGGCCAACTGTGTCGTGCCCCTCATGAAAACTCGCAATAGGACGTTCAGCACTTTATTCATAGTggttttcattgcctttttgtGGAAGCACTGGGATGCCATCTCTGGCTACTTGGAACGGTTCTTGTCTCCCCCCAGATGA